In a single window of the Thermus amyloliquefaciens genome:
- a CDS encoding thiolase family protein: protein MPEAWIVQALRTPIGKHGGALASVRPDDLLAHTLAALMERTGVPKEEVEDVYAGCANQAGEDNRNVARMALLLAGFPVEVAGCTVNRLCGSGLEAVAQAARAIWAGEGQVYIGAGVESMSRAPFVVPKAERPFPTGNQVMYDTTLGWRLVNPRMQALYGTESMGETAENLAEMYRIPREEQDRFALLSHQKAIRAWDEGRFQEEVVPVPVRRGKEEALVEVDEGPRRDTSLERLAQLRPVFREGGTVTAGNSSPLNDGAAAVLLVSDSYAKAHGLRPLARIRALAVAGVPPRIMGIGPVPATKKALARAGLTLGEIGLIELNEAFAAQSLAVLREWGLDMEDPRLNPNGGAIALGHPLGASGARILTTLVHEMRRRNVQFGLATMCIGVGQGIAAVVERL, encoded by the coding sequence ATGCCCGAAGCCTGGATCGTCCAAGCCCTAAGAACCCCCATCGGCAAGCACGGGGGAGCCCTGGCCTCCGTGCGCCCCGACGACCTCCTGGCCCATACCCTCGCCGCCCTCATGGAGCGCACTGGGGTCCCCAAGGAGGAGGTGGAGGATGTCTACGCGGGTTGCGCCAACCAAGCGGGGGAGGACAACCGCAACGTGGCCCGCATGGCCCTCCTCCTGGCGGGCTTTCCCGTGGAGGTGGCGGGCTGTACGGTGAACCGCCTCTGCGGCTCCGGCCTGGAGGCCGTGGCCCAGGCGGCCCGCGCCATTTGGGCGGGGGAAGGCCAGGTCTACATCGGCGCCGGGGTGGAGTCCATGTCCCGGGCCCCCTTCGTGGTGCCCAAGGCGGAGAGGCCCTTCCCCACCGGCAACCAGGTCATGTACGACACCACCCTGGGCTGGCGCCTGGTCAACCCCAGGATGCAGGCCCTCTACGGCACGGAGAGCATGGGGGAAACCGCGGAGAACCTGGCGGAGATGTACCGGATCCCCAGGGAGGAGCAGGACCGCTTCGCCCTCCTCTCCCACCAGAAGGCCATCCGGGCCTGGGACGAGGGCCGCTTCCAGGAGGAGGTGGTCCCCGTGCCCGTGAGGCGGGGCAAGGAGGAAGCCCTGGTGGAGGTGGACGAGGGGCCGAGGAGGGACACCTCCCTGGAAAGGCTGGCCCAGCTCAGGCCCGTCTTCCGGGAAGGGGGGACGGTGACCGCGGGGAACTCCAGCCCCCTAAACGACGGGGCGGCGGCGGTGCTTCTGGTTTCCGACAGCTACGCCAAGGCCCACGGCCTAAGGCCCCTGGCCCGCATCCGGGCCCTGGCCGTGGCCGGGGTGCCCCCCAGGATCATGGGCATCGGGCCGGTTCCCGCCACCAAGAAGGCCTTGGCGCGGGCGGGGCTCACCTTGGGGGAGATCGGCCTCATTGAGCTCAACGAGGCCTTTGCCGCCCAAAGCCTGGCGGTCCTCCGGGAGTGGGGCTTGGACATGGAGGACCCCCGCCTGAACCCCAACGGCGGGGCCATCGCCCTGGGCCACCCCCTGGGGGCCTCCGGCGCCCGGATCCTCACCACCCTGGTCCACGAGATGAGGCGGCGGAACGTGCAGTTTGGCCTGGCCACCATGTGCATCGGCGTGGGGCAGGGCATCGCCGCGGTGGTGGAGAGGCTTTAG
- the nadC gene encoding carboxylating nicotinate-nucleotide diphosphorylase yields the protein MVPLDTLKAWLLEDLGHGDLTTRLTVPEDLVGQAVILAKERGVMAGLPVAREVFALADARITFTPLVEEGMRVEPGQEVARLEGPLRGILAGERLALNLLQRLSGIATLTRAYVEALKGTKTQVLDTRKTTPGLRALEKYAVRVGGGRNHRFGLFDGILLKENHIRAAGGVAEAVRRAKAGAPHHLKVEVEVTNLAELAEALEAGADLILLDNFPLEDLREAVRRVGGRVPLEASGNMTLERARKAAEAGVDYVSVGALTHSAKALDLSLLVVKP from the coding sequence ATGGTGCCCTTGGACACCCTAAAGGCCTGGCTCCTCGAGGACCTGGGCCACGGGGACCTCACCACGCGCCTCACGGTTCCTGAGGATCTGGTGGGCCAGGCGGTTATCCTGGCCAAGGAGAGGGGGGTCATGGCCGGGCTTCCCGTGGCCCGGGAGGTGTTCGCCCTGGCGGACGCCCGCATCACCTTCACCCCCTTGGTGGAGGAGGGGATGAGGGTGGAGCCCGGGCAAGAGGTGGCCCGCCTCGAGGGGCCCCTAAGGGGCATCCTGGCGGGGGAGAGGCTTGCCCTCAACCTCCTCCAGCGCCTATCCGGCATCGCCACCCTCACCCGGGCCTACGTGGAGGCCCTAAAGGGGACCAAGACCCAGGTGCTGGACACCCGCAAGACCACCCCGGGCCTTAGGGCCTTGGAGAAGTACGCGGTGCGGGTGGGCGGCGGCAGGAACCACCGCTTTGGCCTCTTTGACGGGATCCTCCTCAAGGAGAACCACATCCGGGCGGCGGGGGGCGTGGCCGAGGCGGTGCGCCGGGCCAAGGCCGGGGCGCCCCACCACCTGAAGGTGGAGGTGGAGGTGACGAACCTGGCGGAGCTGGCGGAGGCTTTGGAGGCGGGGGCGGACCTGATCCTCCTGGACAACTTCCCCCTCGAGGACCTCCGCGAGGCGGTGCGCCGCGTGGGGGGACGGGTGCCCCTGGAGGCGAGCGGCAACATGACCCTTGAGCGCGCCCGAAAGGCGGCGGAGGCCGGGGTGGACTACGTGAGCGTGGGGGCCCTCACCCACTCCGCCAAGGCCCTGGACCTCTCCCTCCTGGTGGTGAAGCCATGA
- the paaD gene encoding 1,2-phenylacetyl-CoA epoxidase subunit PaaD: protein MVERYWEALRGVKDPEIPVLDIVEMGMVLSVEEEGERVRVTFRPTFSGCPALRLIREEIQKALEAAGAKAVEVVEARTPWTTEAMAAEAKEKLRAYGIAPPLPLPMASGDPPCPRCGSQEVALKNAFGATLCKSLYQCQACGEVFEAFKAV from the coding sequence ATGGTAGAGCGGTACTGGGAAGCCCTAAGGGGGGTTAAGGACCCGGAGATCCCGGTGCTGGACATCGTGGAGATGGGCATGGTCCTCTCCGTGGAGGAGGAGGGGGAAAGGGTACGGGTCACCTTCCGCCCCACCTTCTCGGGCTGCCCCGCCCTGCGCCTCATCCGGGAGGAGATCCAAAAGGCCCTGGAGGCCGCGGGGGCCAAGGCGGTGGAGGTGGTGGAGGCCCGCACCCCCTGGACCACGGAGGCCATGGCGGCGGAGGCCAAGGAGAAGCTGCGCGCCTACGGCATCGCCCCACCCCTGCCTCTCCCCATGGCGAGCGGGGACCCCCCCTGCCCCCGGTGCGGGAGCCAGGAGGTGGCCCTGAAAAACGCCTTCGGGGCCACCTTGTGCAAGTCCCTCTACCAGTGCCAGGCCTGCGGGGAGGTGTTTGAGGCCTTCAAGGCGGTCTAG
- a CDS encoding winged helix-turn-helix transcriptional regulator — protein MAEPEAFCPVYEALNLLQEKWTLHIIRALLEGPKGFNELSRAIGGVNPATLSQRLEHLVNLGVVEKRVESFMPPRTRYSLTEAGRELEAVIAAVDRWARKHLKAPVG, from the coding sequence ATGGCCGAGCCGGAGGCCTTCTGCCCGGTCTACGAGGCCCTCAACCTCCTCCAGGAAAAGTGGACCCTGCACATCATCAGGGCCCTCCTGGAAGGCCCCAAGGGGTTCAACGAGCTCTCCCGGGCCATCGGGGGGGTGAACCCCGCCACCCTATCCCAGCGCCTGGAACACCTGGTGAACCTGGGGGTGGTGGAGAAGAGGGTGGAGTCCTTCATGCCCCCCCGCACCCGGTACAGCCTCACCGAGGCCGGCCGGGAGCTGGAGGCGGTGATCGCCGCCGTCGACCGCTGGGCGCGCAAGCACCTCAAGGCCCCCGTGGGCTAG
- the bfr gene encoding bacterioferritin, producing MKGHPDVIQSLQERLSEELAAILQYMVHAEMAENWGFRALARHLKAHAITEMRHAERHIERILFLEGFPEVSRIGEIRIGKNVEEILFKDYEGELQAVRGYNETMNLAQSLGDNGTRDLVAEILKDEEAHVDWLETQRELLHQMGLQNYLQYLAGEAG from the coding sequence ATGAAAGGGCATCCGGACGTGATCCAAAGCCTTCAGGAAAGGCTTTCCGAGGAGCTCGCCGCCATCTTGCAGTACATGGTGCACGCGGAGATGGCGGAGAACTGGGGCTTTAGGGCCCTGGCCCGCCACCTCAAGGCCCACGCCATCACCGAGATGCGCCATGCGGAGCGGCACATTGAGCGCATCCTCTTCCTGGAGGGCTTCCCCGAGGTGAGCCGCATCGGGGAGATCAGGATCGGCAAGAACGTGGAGGAGATCCTCTTCAAGGACTATGAGGGGGAACTCCAAGCGGTGCGGGGCTACAACGAGACCATGAACCTGGCCCAGTCCTTGGGGGATAACGGCACCCGGGACCTGGTGGCAGAGATCCTCAAGGACGAGGAGGCCCACGTGGACTGGCTGGAAACCCAGCGGGAACTCCTCCACCAGATGGGCCTACAGAACTACCTGCAGTACCTGGCGGGGGAGGCCGGGTAG
- a CDS encoding urea amidolyase family protein — protein MEGFYLVFGEGLSEEANRRAQALARALLKAPPKGLLEAVPAYGTLYLEYDPRHLSRGHLFRLLRLPEEGGEGERVVEVPLRYDGEDLPVVAARTGLPLEAVKRRHQAPLYRVYALGFTPGFPFMAPVDEALRLPRRPHPRPRVPAHAVAMAGPQTGIYPLPSPGGWHLLGTALVAVYDPHREEPFFLRPGDRVRFREAEGPTPPEPPPLDLFPLEPRHPAFRVEAPGLLDLVVDGGRFLAGHLGMARSGPLDPYSAALANRLVGNPPGAALLEIAYRGPVLTALRDLVVGLAGYGLVALLDGEEIAPGQSFLWPRGKTLSFRPRGRGVRVYLAVAGGLEVRRFLGSASPDLRGRIGRPLAAGDVLGLKEEKAVRPGRAFPQRPLPETFRLRLRAGPEFTEEAWAAFLSGSFRVVRADRMGLELSGPEVPGGEGLSEATPLGGIQVPPSGRPLVLLADKGSLGGYAKPVRVEPRDLWCLGQVAPGAELRFTSSYNRESPHLRANLLPWDAIGESP, from the coding sequence GTGGAGGGGTTTTACCTGGTCTTCGGGGAGGGGCTTTCCGAGGAGGCCAACCGGCGGGCCCAGGCCCTGGCCCGGGCCCTTCTGAAGGCCCCTCCCAAGGGGCTCTTGGAGGCGGTGCCCGCCTACGGCACCCTCTACCTGGAGTACGATCCCCGCCACCTTTCCCGGGGGCATCTATTCCGCCTTTTGCGCCTGCCCGAGGAGGGTGGGGAAGGGGAACGGGTGGTGGAGGTGCCCCTTCGCTACGACGGGGAGGACCTGCCCGTGGTGGCGGCCCGCACCGGCCTTCCCCTCGAGGCGGTGAAGCGCCGCCACCAGGCCCCCCTCTATCGGGTCTACGCCCTGGGCTTCACCCCTGGCTTCCCCTTCATGGCCCCAGTGGACGAGGCCCTGCGCCTCCCCCGAAGGCCCCACCCCAGGCCCCGGGTGCCGGCCCATGCGGTGGCCATGGCGGGGCCCCAGACGGGCATCTACCCCCTACCCTCCCCCGGGGGCTGGCACCTTTTGGGCACCGCCCTGGTGGCGGTCTACGACCCCCACCGGGAGGAGCCCTTTTTCCTGAGGCCGGGGGACCGGGTGCGTTTCCGGGAGGCGGAGGGGCCCACGCCGCCCGAGCCCCCTCCCCTGGACCTTTTTCCCCTGGAGCCCAGGCACCCGGCCTTCCGCGTGGAGGCCCCGGGCCTCTTGGACCTGGTGGTGGACGGGGGGAGGTTCTTGGCGGGGCATCTGGGGATGGCCCGCTCCGGCCCCTTAGACCCCTATTCCGCCGCCCTGGCCAACCGGCTCGTGGGCAACCCTCCGGGGGCGGCCCTTTTGGAGATCGCCTACCGGGGGCCGGTCCTCACCGCCCTTAGGGATCTGGTGGTGGGCTTGGCGGGGTACGGCCTTGTGGCCCTTCTGGATGGGGAGGAGATCGCCCCAGGCCAGAGCTTTCTGTGGCCCAGGGGCAAGACCCTTTCCTTCCGGCCTCGAGGCCGGGGGGTGAGGGTTTACCTGGCGGTGGCGGGGGGCCTCGAGGTGCGGCGCTTTTTGGGCTCCGCCTCCCCGGACCTAAGGGGAAGGATCGGCCGCCCCTTGGCGGCGGGGGACGTGCTGGGGCTAAAGGAAGAGAAGGCGGTGCGGCCGGGAAGGGCCTTCCCCCAGAGGCCCCTGCCAGAGACCTTTCGCCTGCGCCTGCGGGCTGGGCCCGAGTTCACCGAGGAGGCCTGGGCCGCCTTCCTGTCCGGGTCTTTCCGCGTGGTGCGGGCCGACCGGATGGGGCTTGAGCTTTCGGGGCCGGAGGTTCCCGGCGGGGAGGGGCTTTCCGAGGCCACGCCCTTAGGGGGCATCCAGGTGCCTCCCTCGGGCCGCCCCTTGGTTCTCCTGGCGGACAAGGGAAGCCTTGGGGGTTACGCCAAGCCCGTGCGGGTGGAGCCCCGGGATCTGTGGTGCCTGGGGCAGGTGGCACCTGGGGCAGAGCTGAGATTCACAAGCAGCTATAATCGTGAAAGTCCTCACTTACGTGCAAACCTGCTCCCCTGGGACGCCATAGGGGAGAGCCCCTAG
- a CDS encoding ribbon-helix-helix protein, CopG family, giving the protein MLRYHEGMVRTQVQLPEEQAQRLRALAQEEGVSLAELVRRAAGDPGLWGGGERGLGPDSRRCAPAVLTALSASGRREISLVDWTSFFFMQRRGLRKALAFDEGFWEQGFSPVDV; this is encoded by the coding sequence ATGCTGCGCTACCATGAAGGCATGGTGCGGACCCAGGTGCAGCTTCCCGAGGAGCAGGCCCAGCGCCTAAGGGCCCTGGCCCAGGAGGAAGGGGTATCCCTGGCGGAGCTGGTGCGCCGGGCGGCTGGTGACCCAGGGCTATGGGGTGGTGGAGAGCGTGGCCTTGGTCCAGACTCGAGGCGGTGCGCGCCTGCGGTCCTGACCGCCCTTTCGGCCTCCGGGCGGAGGGAGATTAGCCTGGTGGACTGGACCAGCTTTTTCTTCATGCAACGAAGGGGCTTGCGGAAGGCTTTGGCCTTTGACGAAGGCTTTTGGGAACAGGGCTTCAGCCCGGTGGACGTTTAG
- a CDS encoding thioredoxin domain-containing protein → MANRLSGSRSPYLLQHAEDPVDWYPFGEEAFAVARREDKPIFLSVGYSACHWCHVMHRESFQDPETASLLNAHFVPVKVDREERPDVDTAYMRALVSLTGQGGWPMSLFLTPEGKPFFGGTYFPKEDRAHLPSFKRVLLAVAQAWREEREALLKEAEGLSEALWRSLTPPPGPVPQDAEEKALRHLARSFDPEWGGFLPAPKFPQGNLLLYLLALAWRGEGEAGRILKKTLRAMALGGIYDQVGGGFHRYAVDRFWYLPHFEKMLYDNALLARVYLGAYRVFGEELFLRVAQETLDWLRGMQGREGGFYTALSAESEGEEGRYYTWGAEELEEALGEDFPLARRYFRLETAPLVGEGGRRVLTAWGEEELRKELGEAFAPWRAGVRSRLLARRRRRTPPDLDDKVLADGSALAVRALAEAGRLLGHQGYLAAAHKGVRFLLRTMGRDGLVRHTWRAGALGEEAFLQDQSFTALALLELYAATGEWPYLERARSLAEAAWEVFRGGGLEGSPTGAKPLPLPAKEVEETTVPSGASALAEAFWRLDAAFGGDYRKRAQALMEGMALWLGRHPQALPGFLLVHRLLEEGTALALPLPSSLWEEAKGLYLPLTQLVAGPADALPGLAGREPGRAYLCREGSCRMPVGDVEALRGEIREVYRGANLV, encoded by the coding sequence ATGGCCAACCGCCTCTCGGGTTCCCGAAGCCCGTACCTCCTCCAGCATGCGGAGGATCCCGTGGACTGGTACCCCTTTGGGGAGGAAGCCTTTGCGGTGGCGAGGCGGGAGGATAAGCCCATCTTCCTCTCCGTGGGCTACAGCGCCTGCCACTGGTGCCACGTGATGCACCGGGAGTCCTTCCAGGACCCCGAGACCGCATCCCTGCTCAACGCCCACTTCGTCCCGGTGAAGGTGGACCGGGAGGAAAGGCCCGATGTGGACACCGCCTACATGCGGGCCCTGGTGAGCCTCACCGGACAGGGGGGCTGGCCCATGAGCCTATTTCTCACCCCGGAGGGCAAACCCTTCTTTGGGGGCACGTACTTCCCCAAGGAGGACCGCGCCCACCTCCCCTCCTTTAAACGGGTCCTCCTGGCGGTGGCCCAGGCCTGGCGGGAGGAGCGGGAGGCCCTCCTTAAGGAGGCGGAAGGGCTCTCCGAGGCCCTTTGGCGGAGCCTAACCCCCCCTCCTGGACCCGTGCCCCAGGACGCGGAGGAAAAGGCCTTGCGGCATCTGGCCCGCTCCTTTGACCCGGAGTGGGGCGGGTTTCTCCCCGCGCCCAAGTTTCCCCAAGGCAACCTGCTCCTTTACCTCCTGGCCCTGGCCTGGCGGGGGGAAGGGGAGGCAGGGAGGATCCTCAAGAAAACCCTAAGGGCCATGGCCCTAGGCGGGATCTACGACCAGGTGGGCGGGGGGTTTCACCGTTACGCCGTGGACCGGTTTTGGTACCTTCCCCATTTTGAGAAGATGCTCTACGACAACGCCCTTCTCGCCCGGGTGTACCTGGGGGCCTACCGGGTCTTCGGGGAGGAGCTCTTCCTGCGGGTGGCCCAAGAGACCCTGGACTGGCTTCGTGGCATGCAGGGGCGCGAGGGGGGTTTTTACACCGCCTTAAGCGCCGAAAGCGAGGGGGAGGAAGGGCGCTACTACACCTGGGGCGCGGAGGAGTTGGAGGAGGCCCTGGGTGAGGACTTCCCCTTGGCCCGCCGGTACTTCCGCCTGGAGACCGCCCCCCTGGTGGGGGAAGGGGGGAGGAGGGTGCTCACCGCCTGGGGCGAGGAGGAGCTCCGGAAGGAGCTGGGGGAGGCCTTTGCCCCATGGCGGGCGGGGGTGCGCTCCCGCCTCCTGGCCCGGCGGCGCCGCCGGACTCCCCCCGACCTGGACGACAAGGTGTTGGCGGATGGGTCCGCCTTGGCGGTGCGGGCCCTGGCGGAGGCGGGGAGGCTCCTTGGGCACCAGGGCTACCTGGCGGCCGCCCACAAGGGGGTCCGCTTCCTCCTCAGAACCATGGGCAGGGACGGCCTGGTCCGCCACACCTGGCGCGCGGGGGCCTTGGGGGAGGAAGCCTTTCTCCAGGACCAGAGCTTCACCGCCTTGGCCCTGCTGGAGCTTTACGCCGCCACGGGGGAGTGGCCCTATCTGGAGCGGGCAAGGTCCTTGGCGGAGGCGGCTTGGGAGGTTTTCCGGGGAGGGGGCCTCGAGGGTAGCCCAACTGGCGCAAAGCCCCTACCTCTACCTGCCAAGGAGGTGGAGGAGACCACCGTTCCCTCCGGCGCAAGCGCCCTGGCGGAAGCTTTTTGGCGCCTTGACGCCGCCTTTGGAGGGGACTACCGGAAACGGGCCCAGGCGCTTATGGAGGGCATGGCCCTGTGGCTTGGGCGCCACCCCCAGGCCCTGCCCGGCTTCCTCCTGGTCCACCGCCTGCTGGAGGAGGGCACCGCCCTCGCCCTTCCCCTGCCCTCTTCCCTTTGGGAGGAGGCGAAGGGGCTCTACCTTCCCCTTACCCAACTGGTCGCGGGCCCTGCCGATGCCCTTCCGGGGCTTGCGGGACGGGAGCCCGGAAGGGCCTACCTCTGCCGGGAGGGGAGTTGCCGCATGCCCGTGGGGGATGTGGAGGCCTTGCGGGGGGAGATCCGGGAGGTTTACCGGGGAGCAAATCTTGTGTAA
- the nadB gene encoding L-aspartate oxidase: MRTQTVDLLILGAGVAGVYAALAAEAEGARVLLLSKDPLPSGATSWAQGGVAFPLGEEDLEAHLQDTLRAGRGLVEEGVARSLLEEAPKHLKRLLAWGLPFHPEPTREGGHSRARVRHLGGDRSGLFLLQGLLARLRSPVLERHLAASLLVAGNRVAGAWVLGPEGPLEVRAGAVLLATGGLGQLFPVTTNPPGATGDGMALAHRAGAVLRDLEFVQFHPTALPDGSLVSEACRGEGALLLNALGERFMPRYDPLGELAPRDVVARAVFRERERTGGVFLDLRPIPQLEERFPTVVASARALGLEPLREPIPVAPAAHYAMGGVKTDPWGFTGVPGLYAAGEVASTGFHGANRLASNSLLEGLVMGERAARAALADLAFPKALEALPALTLDPRHLPELRRRMGAGAGVVRRREGLEEALAFAEGLPLEEGPPDLAARPHLEAGNLALLARLLLRMALLREESRGAHFREDFPQEAQEAYHLEAQGLTLRRVPLGV, from the coding sequence ATGCGCACCCAGACCGTGGACCTCCTGATCCTGGGGGCGGGGGTGGCGGGGGTGTACGCCGCCCTAGCCGCGGAGGCCGAGGGGGCCAGGGTGCTCCTCCTCAGCAAGGACCCCCTGCCCTCCGGCGCCACCTCCTGGGCCCAGGGCGGGGTGGCCTTCCCCTTGGGCGAGGAGGACCTGGAGGCCCACCTCCAGGACACCCTGAGGGCCGGGCGGGGCCTGGTGGAGGAAGGGGTGGCCCGCTCCCTCCTGGAGGAGGCGCCCAAGCACCTAAAGCGCCTCCTCGCCTGGGGGCTTCCCTTCCACCCCGAGCCCACCCGGGAGGGCGGGCACTCCCGGGCCCGGGTGCGCCACCTGGGCGGGGACAGGAGCGGCCTCTTCCTCCTCCAGGGGCTCCTTGCCCGCCTTAGGAGCCCGGTGCTGGAGAGGCACCTGGCGGCAAGCCTCCTGGTGGCGGGAAACCGGGTGGCCGGGGCCTGGGTCCTGGGCCCCGAGGGCCCCCTGGAGGTGCGGGCGGGGGCGGTGCTCCTGGCCACCGGGGGGCTTGGGCAGCTTTTCCCCGTGACCACCAACCCCCCTGGGGCCACGGGGGACGGCATGGCCCTGGCCCACCGGGCGGGGGCGGTCCTCCGGGACCTGGAGTTCGTCCAGTTCCACCCCACGGCCCTTCCGGACGGTTCCCTGGTGAGCGAGGCCTGCCGGGGCGAGGGGGCCCTTTTGCTGAATGCCCTGGGGGAGCGCTTCATGCCCCGCTACGACCCCCTAGGGGAGCTGGCCCCCCGGGACGTGGTGGCCCGGGCGGTCTTCCGGGAGAGGGAGCGCACGGGCGGGGTCTTCCTGGACCTAAGGCCCATCCCCCAGCTGGAGGAGCGCTTTCCCACGGTGGTGGCCTCGGCCCGGGCCTTGGGCTTGGAACCCCTTAGGGAACCCATCCCCGTGGCCCCCGCCGCCCACTACGCCATGGGCGGGGTGAAGACGGACCCCTGGGGCTTCACCGGGGTTCCGGGGCTCTACGCGGCGGGGGAGGTGGCCTCCACCGGCTTCCACGGGGCGAACCGCCTGGCCTCCAACAGCCTCCTGGAGGGCCTGGTCATGGGGGAGCGGGCCGCCCGGGCGGCGCTGGCTGACCTGGCCTTCCCCAAGGCCCTCGAGGCCCTTCCGGCCCTCACCCTGGACCCCCGCCACCTCCCTGAGCTCCGGAGGCGGATGGGCGCCGGGGCTGGAGTGGTTCGCCGGAGGGAGGGCCTGGAGGAGGCCCTGGCCTTCGCCGAGGGGCTTCCCCTGGAGGAAGGCCCCCCGGACCTGGCCGCAAGGCCCCACCTGGAGGCGGGGAACCTGGCCCTTTTGGCCCGCCTTCTCCTCCGCATGGCCCTCCTCAGGGAGGAAAGCCGCGGGGCCCACTTCCGGGAGGACTTCCCCCAGGAGGCCCAGGAGGCCTACCACCTGGAGGCCCAGGGCCTCACCCTGCGCCGGGTGCCCCTGGGGGTATAA
- the nadA gene encoding quinolinate synthase NadA yields the protein MEKERLTQEVLRLKAERQAVILAHSYQLPEVQEVADFVGDSLGLAREAQRTRAKVIVFAGVHFMAETAAILNPDKTVLLPDLEAGCSLADSIRPEDVRAWKEAHPEGIVVAYVNTKAEVKALADVCVTSANAVEVVSRLPQDRPIFFVPDMFLGAHVARVTGRRMDLFPGECHVHAGIREEHLKALLEAHPGAEFLIHPECGCGSSCLYLKPDAKMLSTEGMVRHAKRSEAQEFVVATEVGILHRLKKEAPGKTFIPVKPEAVCEYMKRITLEKVYLSLKEMRHEVRVPEEVAQRARRALEAMVAVG from the coding sequence ATGGAAAAGGAACGCCTTACCCAAGAGGTGCTCCGCCTGAAGGCGGAGCGGCAGGCGGTGATCCTGGCCCATTCCTACCAGCTTCCCGAGGTGCAGGAGGTGGCGGATTTCGTGGGGGACTCCCTGGGCCTCGCCCGGGAGGCCCAGAGAACCCGGGCGAAGGTGATCGTCTTCGCTGGGGTGCACTTCATGGCGGAGACCGCCGCCATCCTCAACCCCGACAAGACCGTGCTCCTGCCAGACCTGGAGGCGGGCTGCTCCCTGGCGGACAGCATCCGCCCCGAGGACGTGCGGGCCTGGAAGGAGGCCCACCCCGAGGGGATCGTGGTGGCCTACGTGAACACCAAGGCGGAGGTGAAGGCCCTGGCGGACGTGTGCGTCACCAGCGCCAACGCGGTGGAGGTGGTCTCCCGCCTCCCCCAGGACCGGCCCATCTTCTTCGTTCCGGACATGTTCCTGGGGGCCCACGTGGCCCGGGTCACGGGCAGGCGGATGGACCTCTTCCCGGGGGAGTGCCACGTGCACGCGGGCATCCGGGAGGAGCACCTAAAGGCCCTCCTGGAGGCGCACCCGGGGGCGGAGTTCCTGATCCACCCCGAGTGCGGCTGCGGCTCAAGCTGCCTCTACCTGAAGCCCGACGCCAAGATGCTCTCCACGGAGGGCATGGTGCGCCACGCCAAACGCTCGGAGGCCCAGGAGTTCGTGGTGGCCACGGAGGTGGGGATCCTCCACCGCCTCAAGAAGGAGGCCCCGGGGAAGACCTTCATCCCGGTGAAGCCCGAGGCGGTGTGCGAGTACATGAAAAGGATCACCCTGGAAAAGGTCTACCTCTCCCTGAAGGAGATGCGCCACGAGGTGCGCGTGCCCGAGGAGGTGGCCCAGCGAGCCCGGCGGGCCCTCGAGGCCATGGTGGCCGTGGGCTAA